The proteins below come from a single Clupea harengus chromosome 21, Ch_v2.0.2, whole genome shotgun sequence genomic window:
- the LOC116218150 gene encoding keratin-associated protein 10-11-like, translating into MLCHGSVSLVAVPWQCVSGLYTTYCAMPLCHWSLCYASVFLVAVPCQCVSGRCAMPVCLWSLHHMLCHASVSLVYTPDAVPCHCVSGRCAVPVCLWSLCRASVSLVYTPDAVPCQCVSGLYTRCCAVPVCLWSLCRASVSLVYTPDAVPCQCVSGRCAVPVCFWSLCRASVFLVAVPCQCVSGLYTTCCAMPVYLWSLHHILCHATVSLVAVLCQCVSGLYTTYCAMPLCHWSLCYASVSLVAVPCQCVSGRCAMPGCLWSIHPMLCHASVSLVAVPCQCVSGRCAVPVCLWSLHHMLGHASASLVCTQRRGEEGEEGEEGEEGEEPPPSPPQRWLSWIAAPEDR; encoded by the exons ATGCTCTGCCATGGCAGTGTGTCTCTGGTCGCTGTGCCATGGCAGTGTGTCTCTGGTCTCTACACCACATACTGTGCCATGCCACTGTGTCACTGGTCGCTGTGCTATGCCAGTGTGTTTCTGGTCGCTGTGCCGTGCCAGTGTGTCTCTGGTCGCTGTGCCATGCCAGTGTGTCTCTGGTCTCTACACCACATGCTGTGCCATGCCAGTGTGTCTCTGGTCTATACACCCGATGCTGTGCCATGCCACTGTGTCTCTGGTCGCTGTGCCGTGCCAGTGTGTCTCTGGTCGCTGTGCCGTGCCAGTGTGTCTCTGGTCTATACACCCGATGCTGTGCCGTGCCAGTGTGTCTCTGGTCTATACACCCGATGCTGTGCCGTGCCAGTGTGTCTCTGGTCGCTGTGCCGTGCCAGTGTGTCTCTGGTCTATACACCCGATGCTGTGCCATGCCAGTGTGTCTCTGGTCGCTGTGCCGTGCCAGTGTGTTTCTGGTCGCTGTGCCGTGCCAGTGTGTTTCTGGTCGCTGTGCCATGCCAGTGTGTCTCTGGTCTCTACACCACATGCTGTGCCATGCCAGTGTATCTCTGGTCTCTACACCACATACTGTGCCATGCCACTGTGTCACTGGTCGCTGTGCTATGCCAGTGTGTCTCTGGTCTCTACACCACATACTGTGCCATGCCACTGTGTCACTGGTCGCTGTGCTATGCCAGTGTGTCTCTGGTCGCTGTGCCGTGCCAGTGTGTTTCTGGTCGCTGTGCCATGCCAGGGTGTCTCTGGTCTATACACCCGATGCTGTGCCATGCCAGTGTGTCTCTGGTCGCTGTGCCGTGCCAGTGTGTTTCTGGTCGCTGTGCCGTGCCAGTGTGTCTCTGGTCGCTACACCACATGCTGGGCCATGCCAGTGCGTCTCTGGTCTGT AcccagagaaggggagaggagggcgaGGAGGGCGAGGAGGGCGAGGAGGGCGAGGAGCCGCCGCCGTCGCCGCCGCAGCGCTGGCTGTCCTGGATCGCAGCGCCTGAGGACAGATAA